Proteins encoded by one window of Antechinus flavipes isolate AdamAnt ecotype Samford, QLD, Australia chromosome 4, AdamAnt_v2, whole genome shotgun sequence:
- the PODN gene encoding podocan, which translates to MVPSRTFLLVLWAWAWGPHGAHGQTHEDNEFLEDPILFLRPEPGQGSLDCPRECVCTQEGVVDCGGIDLREFPGDLPEYTNHLSLQNNQLEKIYPDELSRLHRLETLNLQNNRLTSRGLPEEAFKQLTNLNYLYLANNKLTLAPRFLPSALVSADFAANFLTKIYGLTFGQKPNLRSVYLHNNKLADAGLPDNMFNGSSNVEILIMSSNFLKYVPKNLPRALYKLHLKNNKLEKIPPGAFSELTSLRELYLQNNYLTNEGMDNETFWKLSSLEYLDLSSNNLSEIPAGLPRNIVLLHLEKNAIRSVGPDVLTQIRNLEYLLLHSNKLKAKGIHPLAFQGLKKLHTVHLYNNVLERVPGGLPRRVRTLMILHNQISGIARNDFATTYFLEELNLSYNKITSPQVHRDAFRKLRLLKSLDLSGNLLQTLPLGLPKNVQVLKLKSNSLGAVARGALAGMAQLRELYLTNNRLSSRAVPPRTWADLASLQLLNMAGNQLTEIPEGLPESLEYLYLQNNKISSVSENAFESTPNLKGIFLRFNKLAVGAVKESTFKGLVHLQVLDIEGNFELGEGSKNRGRPEEEEEEEEEEEGEEEEEEDEETR; encoded by the exons ATGGTCCCAAGCAGGACATTCCTGCTGGTGCTCTGGGCCTGGGCCTGGGGGCCCCACGGTGCTCACGGTCAGACCCACGAAGACAACGAATTCCTGGAGGATCCCATCCTTTTTCTGAGGCCGGAACCGGGCCAGGGGAGCCTCGACTGCCCCCGGGAGTGTGTGTGCACACAGGAGGGTGTGGTGGACTGTGGAGGGATTGACCTCCGGGAGTTCCCTGGAGACCTTCCCGAGTACACCAATCACCTGTCCCTGCAG AATAACCAGTTGGAGAAAATCTACCCCGATGAGCTTTCACGACTCCACAGGCTAGAGACCCTCAACCTTCAGAATAACCGGCTGACGTCCCGAG GGCTCCCGGAGGAGGCTTTTAAGCAGCTCACAAACCTGAACTACCTGTACCTGGCCAACAATAAG CTGACTCTGGCCCCGAGGTTCCTGCCGAGCGCCCTGGTCAGCGCCGACTTCGCCGCCAACTTCCTCACCAAGATCTACGGGCTCACCTTCGGCCAGAAGCCAAACTTGAG GTCCGTCTACCTGCACAATAACAAGCTGGCCGACGCCGGGCTCCCAGACAACATGTTCAACGGCTCCAGCAACGTGGAGATCCTCATCATGTCCAGTAACTTCCTCAAGTACGTGCCCAAGAACCTGCCCCGGGCCTTGTACAAGCTGCACCTGAAG aataACAAGCTGGAGAAGATCCCGCCCGGAGCTTTCAGCGAGCTCACCAGCCTCCGGGAGCTCTACCTGCAGAACAACTACCTGACCAACGAAGGCATGGACAACGAGACCTTCTG GAAGCTCTCGAGCCTCGAGTACCTCGACCTGTCCAGCAACAACCTGTCGGAAATCCCCGCGGGGCTGCCCCGCAACATCGTGCTTCTGCACCTGGAGAAGAACGCCATCCGCAGCGTGGGGCCCGACGTGCTGACCCAGATCCGCAACTTGGAGTACCTGCTGCTGCACAGCAACAAGCTCAAGGCCAAAGGCATCCACCCGCTGGCCTTCCAGGGCCTGAAGAAGCTGCACACAGTGCACCTGTACAACAACGTCCTGGAGCGGGTGCCGGGCGGGCTCCCCCGCAGGGTCAGGACCCTCATGATCCTGCACAACCAGATCTCCGGCATCGCCCGCAACGACTTCGCCACCACCTACTTCCTGGAGGAGCTCAACCTCAGCTACAACAAGATCACCAGCCCCCAGGTCCACCGCGACGCCTTCCGCAAGCTGCGGCTGCTCAAGTCCCTGGACCTCTCGGGGAACCTGCTGCAGACGCTGCCCCTGGGCCTCCCCAAGAACGTGCAGGTGCTCAAGCTGAAGAGCAACTCCCTGGGAGCCGTGGCTCGCGGGGCCCTGGCCGGCATGGCCCAGCTGCGCGAGCTCTACCTCACCAACAACCGCCTCAGCAGCCGGGCGGTGCCGCCGCGGACCTGGGCCGACCTCGCCAGCCTCCAG CTGCTCAACATGGCCGGGAACCAGCTCACAGAGATCCCAGAGGGCCTGCCCGAGTCCCTGGAGTACCTCTACCTACAGAACAACAAGATTAGCTCCGTGTCTGAAAATGCCTTTGAGTCGACCCCCAATCTCAAGGGGATCTTTCTCAG GTTTAACAAGCTGGCTGTGGGAGCCGTGAAGGAAAGCACTTTCAAAGGGCTGGTGCACCTGCAGGTGCTGGACATCGAGGGCAACTTTGAGCTGGGTGAGGGGTCCAAGAATCGCGGGCGCccagaagaggaggaagaggaggaggaggaagaggaaggcgaggaggaggaggaggaagatgaggaaacgAGATAG